From a single Candidatus Thorarchaeota archaeon genomic region:
- a CDS encoding pyruvate ferredoxin oxidoreductase subunit gamma encodes MPVIEIRWHGRGGQGGVTSAELLAKAAYYDGYKGVQAFPYFGAERRGAPVKAFTRISDREINVRSQIYEPDIVAVLDPGIVDLIDVTEGLKDDGKIIINTHKRPDEFHFERGHVYTYDGTGIALKHGLLVAGLPVVNTTMLGAFAKATGLVKLETVQKVIMEKWPGKVGEKNAKGAKEAYDFCID; translated from the coding sequence ATGCCAGTTATTGAAATCCGATGGCACGGCAGAGGTGGACAAGGCGGAGTGACCTCCGCAGAGCTGTTGGCTAAGGCCGCCTATTATGACGGATACAAAGGTGTACAAGCGTTCCCCTACTTTGGTGCAGAACGTCGCGGGGCACCTGTAAAGGCCTTCACAAGAATCTCAGACCGGGAAATCAATGTCCGGAGCCAGATCTACGAACCCGATATTGTTGCAGTATTAGACCCAGGAATTGTTGACCTCATTGATGTCACTGAGGGTCTCAAAGATGATGGGAAGATCATCATCAATACTCACAAACGCCCTGACGAATTTCATTTCGAGCGTGGTCATGTCTATACTTATGATGGAACTGGGATTGCCCTCAAACATGGCCTTCTTGTTGCTGGTCTCCCTGTTGTTAATACTACTATGCTTGGTGCCTTTGCTAAGGCTACTGGCTTGGTCAAACTTGAGACCGTTCAAAAGGTGATCATGGAGAAATGGCCTGGCAAGGTTGGCGAGAAGAATGCGAAAGGTGCCAAGGAAGCCTATGACTTCTGCATAGATTAA
- a CDS encoding PAC2 family protein yields MEEQSSSVLGYPEAKVVQTKTIDLDNPLLVCCFPSAGVVGIMAANTIIEQFEMTEIAHVRSRYIPSAAIFMDGRLRHPFRIYGHEKRNLIVVTTELPVAENGMYAVSSAILDWAAQIGVKETVILDGIPVQGLPKDRKVLYAAEEEKIAELSKDSQLEMFKKGLITGIAGSILSETLCRDMVGFALLTPAIAVIPDPEGAVQLLEALNRLYAFNIDVSELVESADQIRKKMEEMAQQVQGMKRPAVGPSTPSYEGMYG; encoded by the coding sequence ATGGAAGAACAAAGTTCCAGTGTCTTAGGATATCCCGAAGCGAAGGTAGTCCAAACAAAAACTATTGATCTCGACAATCCCCTACTTGTGTGCTGCTTCCCCAGTGCAGGTGTTGTCGGGATAATGGCTGCCAATACCATCATTGAGCAATTTGAGATGACCGAGATTGCGCATGTGCGATCGAGGTACATTCCGTCCGCCGCGATTTTTATGGATGGCAGGCTGAGACACCCATTTCGCATCTATGGTCACGAGAAACGTAACCTGATTGTGGTCACGACCGAGTTACCAGTTGCGGAAAACGGAATGTATGCTGTCAGCTCGGCCATTCTTGATTGGGCTGCACAGATAGGTGTGAAGGAAACCGTTATTCTTGATGGCATTCCAGTCCAAGGCCTCCCAAAGGACCGTAAGGTTCTCTATGCGGCTGAGGAGGAGAAGATCGCAGAACTCTCAAAGGACTCGCAACTTGAGATGTTCAAAAAAGGTCTCATAACAGGAATTGCGGGGTCCATTCTCTCAGAGACCTTATGCAGGGATATGGTAGGTTTCGCGCTTCTGACACCAGCAATAGCGGTCATTCCTGATCCAGAGGGCGCCGTGCAACTCCTTGAAGCACTCAACCGGCTATATGCATTCAACATTGATGTCAGTGAACTTGTTGAGAGTGCAGATCAAATCCGCAAGAAGATGGAAGAGATGGCCCAACAGGTACAAGGTATGAAACGCCCGGCCGTAGGACCCTCAACACCAAGCTATGAGGGAATGTACGGATAA